GTGCGAAGAGGGCGCAGGTCCTCGCAGGCGCGAATACGAACTCACCGTGCAGGGTATCGAACTCGCCGAGCAATGGACCCGTGCGCTGCGCGAACGCGAGCGCTTGGACGGATTGCTCGCATCGATGGTGGAAAACGGGCTTGCCCATCTCAAGGAGACGAGATCAGACGGTCCGCATAACGATACGGGAGCTGCTCCCGGAAAGGAAGGATAGGATCATGAGCGAAACCATGAAGTTGGCGGTGCCTTCGATGGGCGAAGGCGGCCTCGACGCCGAGCGGTCCGGCCATTTCGGCCATTGCGACTGCTTCACGATCGTCGACATCGCAGATGGGGAGATCAAGGAAACGTCGATCCTCGCCAACCCGCCGCACGAAGAAGGCGGTTGCCTGCGTCCGGTCGGGCTTTTGGCCGAGCGGGGTGTGGATGCTATCGTTGCCGCCGGCATGGGCGGAAGGCCCCTCATGGGCTTCAACGACGCGGGCATCACCGTGTACTTCGAGAACGCGACGCCGAATGTCGGCGACGCGGCGAAGCTCGTTGCGCAGGGAACCGTTCCGATCATGGGCGTGGAGAACACCTGCCAGCATCACCACTAGGAACCGGGCTGGATTGCGTGCTCGATCGCGCGTGATCACGTGGAGTCGAGCGGATGCCGTACGCGTTCGGCCCCGCCTTTCTTCGATCTGCGCTATACTGTCTGCTTGAGCGACCCGCTTTGACGCGGGTCGCAGTTTTGCCTACGAGGATACGAAGGACGGCGAATGGAAGCGGAACCAGCCAAGCAGCCGCAGCATGATGCAGAAGCACTCGAAAGGGCGCTTGCCGTGGATGCCGAATCGTCGGCAACGGGCATCATGCGGCTTGTCGAAATCGCGGCCGCGTCCGATCAGCCGCTTGCGGTGAAAGCGTGCCCGCCGCCGGGCGTGGGCAGATCGGAATAGCTTTCGATTGTCCTCGCAACTCTGGTATCCTTGAACGTATCGGAAAGGCGGAAGCGATGGGCGATAACGGAAGCACGGACAACGGCATCTTCGAAGCAAGCAAAGCGAGCTTGCTTCTTGCGACGAGGCGCGAGCTTCCCGATGCCATGCCGCCGTGTGCCGGGTTCGTCCCGCAAAATCCTTACGGGTGGGTAAGCAACGCACTGCCCGCACCCGGTAAAGACGAGAAGTACATCGTGGAATTCCTTGGGAAGACCACCTACCGCATCATTGCTTACCTCGACAAGTACGCTCGCGTGTTCGCGACCGATCACCCGATCACCTGCCCGCCCGCAACGGCTCCGACTCTTTCGGTTGCTCGCTACGCCGACGAATCGACTGACTCGTGCGAGCGGGGATGCATCCAGGTGCTCGAGGCGGACGGATCCCAGCGGCTTGTTGCGGAGTACCGCTTCGAGCACGGTCGATACTCCATCGAAGGCTCGTGGTTCAACTTCGGATCTCACGCGCAGGGACTTCTCTATGAGGAATTCGTCACGCGCGCCTATCTTGCGTTCGTGTATCGGCCTGCGCTGTGCAACACGCAGCCGCCGCTCTACGGGATCGGCAACGTCGGTGCCGAGCTCGAGAAGGCTCGACCGCTTGACGCGTTCGAGCGGATCGGTGCTGCGGTTGCCGGGGCCGATGCCGATCCGGCGCTTACGGCACCCGGCCTTGAGCGATGCTTGGTGCGTTGGCTGGGCGAAGCGGGACTTGGCAGCGAACAGGCTGGAAGCTTGAAACGGCTAGCGAGTGGCGATCCGCTTCGCCTTGTGCGGACGAAGCGCTATGCCGACACCTACTATCTTGGCACGAACGACGAAGAGGCGGCAGCTTCGTATCGGCGCATGATATGGGCACTCGAAGGCGCACTCAACCGATTTCTACTCACGTCGGAATCGCTCGGCGACCGCGTCGACAGCGCGTTCGAGCACGAGGCTGCGCAGTGGGACTACTACCTCATCGAATCCATCGCAAAGCAGATGCCCTTTGCCGAAAACCCGGCCGACATCCAGGGCGAAACAGCCGGGGAATGGGCTGTGCGCAAAGGGATTGCCAGCGCGGTAGAGCGGTTGCGCCTTCCGTTTCGGTTAACGGCCGACTTTCGGGTGAATGCGAAGGGCGGTATCGCAGCGTTTGACGCCGTCGTCCCGTCCGCATCGATCATGCCGCATACGCGCTGGCCTGAAGGTGCGCCCACGTGGTCCGAGGTGCCGTTGGTCGAGCGCGAGGCTCAGGCCGGTCGCTATGCAATGCGCCTCGCCATCATGCTCGCTGCTATCGCGTTTTCTCAGAGCAAGGCGATCGAGCGTGTTGTCGTTGCTGCGCGGCCCGTTTCAGACCGATCCGAAACCGTCGAGGGCTCAAGTGAGTTTCCGCAGGAAGACGAGCTGCCCCGTATGGTTTCGGTTGAGTTCGAGCGATCGGCTTTCTGCGCGAACGGCGCGTACCGTCAAGCCGCAGAGGGCGATCCGGCGTGGTTTTTCACCTGGTTCAACGCTTTGATCGGGAGGGCTGACATCCCTTCTCCGCTCGAAGACGGGCGCTTGGCGGCTCCCGAGCGCGCGCTCATGCCCGAACTGTCGGATGATGCCGTACCTGCGTTCGCGCACGCCGCACTCGGTGCGAAGAGCGTGTCCGACCTTGCGGTCAACTACAACGCGAAACGGCGCCACATCGCCGAGCAGATGGCCGATGACATAGCTCAGGCGGCGACCACAACCGAACGCGTCCGCATCGTATCGGCGGTTAAGGATAAAACGCCCGATCTTGATGTGCAGGATGCGTGCACGAGGCTCATGGTGGCGCTCACGGCCGACGAGATCGATCCCGGTGATCAGAACGCCATCGTGAACAGGTTCCTCGGCGAAGATGAGCTCATGACCGCCCTTGCCGCAGCGCGTTCGGCCGCAGAGCGGGGAGACGGGGCCGAGGCGGTTTCGCTGCTTGCGCAGGCGATTGGACAAGCCGAGCTTTCCGGCAGGTTCGCCGATACGGCCGAGACCGCGTTTCGCTGCTTCGATTCGTACGCATCGCGCGTAGTGTACAACCGCGCGCGCCAGGCGGGCGGTGGGGCTCCCGGTGCGAGCAGCGTGCCCGCTTTCGCACACGATGCCGGCCGTACGGTCGAGCTTGCTCCCGATTCCCTCTACTTCTGCTGCCTCGAAGCGGTGAAGCTGCTCGAGCATTCGTTCGACCGCACCGAGGAGGCGCTCGGTTACGGCAAGCGCTGCATTGAACTCGCTCCAGTAAGCGGGCCGGGGTACCTGCAGACGGCGCGCGCCTACATGCTCGTCGGCGACATGGACAACACGATCGCCACCATCAACCGCTATCTCGAAGTCGCACTGCTTCCCAACGAGATCGCGATGGGATACTATCAGCTCGCGTATGCGCAATGGAAAGCGGGGCGGCTACAGGCGGGCGTTGCGGGATACTTGAAGTCGATGACCACCTCGCCTCTGGTGTACGATCAGGCGCGCCTCGAACTCGAAGAGCTCTTGAACGAGCCTGAGGCAAATCTCATACCTGCCGACGAGATCGACGGAGTGCTCGAAGAAAACGGCGTCGTCGTCGCTCCCGCGGAAGCGTTGTTCGAACAGCTGCTCGAGGCGTCCGAGGCTGCAGTGGACGCGGGCTTGTTCGTCGTCGCGCGCAGCGTGCTCGCCGCATACTGCCAGCATCGTCCCGACGATGCCCTTGTTAACGTACTTCGCTCGTTGGGCGATTAATAGAGAAAGGACCACCATGGCACTGCAAGCTCCTGAAGGAACGCGAGACCTCTTACCCGACGAGTCGAGGTTCTGGAGCCATTTCAAGCAGACGGCGGCCGACGTGTTCGGACGCTACGGCTACCTGCCCATCGAGACGCCGATGTTCGAGCAGACCGAGTTGTTCGTACGCGGCATCGGCGAGGCGACCGACGTGGTGTCCAAGGAGATGTTCCAGGCGATATCGGGCGAGAACATGAAGAAACTGCTGGCAGGCGAAAGCATCAAAAGCAAGAGCCGCCTTTCCCTGCGCCCGGAGGGAACGGCGGGCGTTGTGCGTGCAGTGGTGCAGCACGATCTCGTGCCCCAGGGTGCGCCGCCGGTGAAGCTCATGTACGCAGGTCCGATGTTTCGCGCCGAGCGTCCGCAGAAGGGGCGCTACCGCCAGTTCAACCAGATCGGCGTGGAGTGCCTCGGCGCCGAAGACCCTACCACCGATGCCGAAGTCATCATCATGCTCATGCGGTTTTTCACAGCGATCGGTATTCCCGAAACCTCGATGCGCCTGCTGGTGAACTCCATGGGGTGCGATGAGTGCCGTCCCATCTACCGCGAACGGGTGCGAACGTACATGGAAGAGCATGCAAGCGAGCTCTGCGACGAGTGCATGCGCCGTGCCGAAATCAATCCGCTGCGTGCCTTCGACTGCAAGAACCCGTCATGTTCGGCGGTCATGGACGCAGCACCGAAGATCACCGACTACCTGTGTGACGAGTGCAAAGAGCACTACGCTGCCGTGAAATCGCTCCTCGACGGCGCAGGCATCGAGTACACGCAAGACACGCGGCTCGTGCGCGGCCTCGACTACTACACGAGAACGGTGTTCGAAGTGCAGGTGATCGACGGACTCGGTTCGCAGAACGCCATCGGCGGCGGCGGGCGCTACGATAAGCTCGCCGAAGAAGTCGGGGGCA
Above is a genomic segment from Raoultibacter phocaeensis containing:
- a CDS encoding NifB/NifX family molybdenum-iron cluster-binding protein — encoded protein: MSETMKLAVPSMGEGGLDAERSGHFGHCDCFTIVDIADGEIKETSILANPPHEEGGCLRPVGLLAERGVDAIVAAGMGGRPLMGFNDAGITVYFENATPNVGDAAKLVAQGTVPIMGVENTCQHHH
- the hisS gene encoding histidine--tRNA ligase, whose protein sequence is MALQAPEGTRDLLPDESRFWSHFKQTAADVFGRYGYLPIETPMFEQTELFVRGIGEATDVVSKEMFQAISGENMKKLLAGESIKSKSRLSLRPEGTAGVVRAVVQHDLVPQGAPPVKLMYAGPMFRAERPQKGRYRQFNQIGVECLGAEDPTTDAEVIIMLMRFFTAIGIPETSMRLLVNSMGCDECRPIYRERVRTYMEEHASELCDECMRRAEINPLRAFDCKNPSCSAVMDAAPKITDYLCDECKEHYAAVKSLLDGAGIEYTQDTRLVRGLDYYTRTVFEVQVIDGLGSQNAIGGGGRYDKLAEEVGGRATSGLGFALGYERCLLALQAAGFELPSAGRCDLFIACVDDSMRAAAFGLLQMARDAGLVCEMDHQGRSLKSQFKLADKLGALRVAILGPDELAAGKLKIRDMATRREALVDLEAAKKLLAHFSGLPFGGKVPKIEDVFPMGDEE